From Chryseobacterium sp. H1D6B, a single genomic window includes:
- a CDS encoding LysR family transcriptional regulator, whose product MVSLEWYRTFKEIYKTGTLTGAAESLFISQPGVSLHLSSLEAYVGYKLFDRTGRKMVPTERGKVLYNAISEPLQKLEGVEKNFQKSTEKHTPTISVGMCFETFQTTLEQYVSTLPFNLIISFGDYPEMLDQLDKGILDLIITPKKGVSPNIEHEAFSSEQIVLVGGKNVDLDSFKKVVKTKDLNKIENWLKQEKWYGTTGDMEHLFQFWILNLGHKPNFRPNYIVPNLNSIIRCLKGGTGLAVVPDFLCKNEIESGEVKLIWEGEKKLENTLYFGCRKKTTYQSEIAHIKSLFRQVMN is encoded by the coding sequence ATGGTAAGTCTAGAATGGTACCGTACTTTCAAAGAGATCTATAAAACAGGAACTTTAACGGGTGCTGCAGAATCTTTATTCATCTCACAGCCGGGAGTGAGCCTGCATTTAAGTTCTTTGGAAGCCTATGTAGGATATAAATTATTTGACCGTACAGGAAGAAAAATGGTTCCTACAGAACGTGGAAAGGTATTGTACAATGCGATTTCTGAACCTTTACAGAAATTGGAAGGGGTTGAGAAAAATTTCCAGAAATCTACGGAAAAACATACGCCGACCATCAGTGTAGGAATGTGTTTTGAAACTTTTCAGACTACGCTGGAGCAGTATGTTTCTACACTTCCTTTTAATCTGATCATCAGCTTTGGAGATTATCCAGAAATGCTGGACCAGCTGGATAAAGGCATTTTAGATTTAATTATTACCCCCAAAAAAGGAGTTTCTCCCAATATTGAACATGAAGCTTTCTCATCAGAACAGATTGTCTTAGTCGGCGGGAAAAATGTCGATCTGGACAGCTTTAAAAAAGTAGTAAAAACTAAAGACCTGAACAAGATCGAAAACTGGCTGAAACAGGAAAAATGGTACGGAACAACAGGAGATATGGAACATCTTTTCCAATTCTGGATCCTGAATCTTGGACATAAACCGAATTTCCGCCCGAATTATATTGTTCCCAACCTGAATTCGATCATCCGATGTCTGAAAGGCGGAACGGGATTAGCAGTGGTACCTGATTTTTTATGCAAAAATGAAATTGAAAGCGGAGAAGTAAAACTGATCTGGGAGGGAGAAAAAAAATTAGAAAATACGCTGTATTTCGGATGCCGCAAAAAAACAACTTACCAGTCTGAAATTGCTCATATTAAAAGTTTATTCAGACAGGTGATGAATTAA
- a CDS encoding GNAT family N-acetyltransferase: MSGFILNTMKAGSEIPYALLLLADETIEAIEKYIFKSDVYILNNGIQDIAVMALYKNSLTELEIKNMAVMENFRSQGIGSILIDKAKEIAAQHQFSSLLVGTSDTGLQQIRFYEKNGFVKKEIRKDFFTENYPFPIFENGMQMRDMIVLEFLIHHLSE; this comes from the coding sequence ATGAGTGGATTTATATTGAATACAATGAAGGCCGGCTCAGAAATCCCGTATGCCCTTCTGCTGCTGGCGGACGAGACTATTGAAGCCATTGAAAAATACATTTTTAAATCTGACGTCTATATTTTGAATAATGGTATTCAGGATATTGCTGTGATGGCACTTTATAAAAACAGCCTAACAGAACTGGAAATCAAAAATATGGCTGTTATGGAAAACTTCCGCAGTCAAGGAATTGGAAGTATTTTGATTGATAAAGCCAAAGAAATCGCAGCACAACATCAGTTTTCTTCTTTACTGGTCGGGACTTCAGATACCGGGCTTCAGCAGATCCGTTTTTATGAAAAGAACGGGTTCGTAAAAAAAGAGATCCGTAAAGATTTTTTTACAGAAAACTATCCATTCCCGATTTTTGAAAACGGAATGCAGATGCGGGATATGATCGTTTTGGAGTTTTTAATTCATCACCTGTCTGAATAA
- a CDS encoding GNAT family N-acetyltransferase, producing the protein MSQITKAGQKEYPQIMKIWESAVKATHDFLSEEDFNYFKEVIPRDYLPNLEVYMITENGESKGFASVSEGNLEMLFIHDHFRGKGYGKKLYEFMKDKTGLTKVDVNEQNPQAVGFYEKMGFKQIGRSEKDGSGRDYPIIHMSL; encoded by the coding sequence ATGTCTCAGATCACAAAAGCCGGGCAAAAAGAGTATCCGCAAATTATGAAAATTTGGGAATCTGCCGTAAAGGCCACGCACGATTTTCTCTCCGAAGAAGATTTTAATTATTTTAAAGAAGTCATCCCGAGAGATTATCTTCCGAACCTGGAAGTGTATATGATCACTGAAAATGGTGAATCTAAAGGTTTTGCATCGGTTTCCGAAGGGAATTTAGAAATGCTTTTTATTCACGATCATTTCCGTGGAAAAGGTTACGGAAAAAAATTATATGAATTCATGAAAGATAAAACAGGCCTTACAAAAGTGGACGTTAACGAACAAAATCCGCAGGCTGTGGGGTTTTACGAAAAAATGGGTTTCAAACAAATTGGGAGATCTGAAAAAGACGGCTCAGGAAGAGATTATCCAATCATCCATATGAGCCTGTAG
- a CDS encoding aldo/keto reductase, translated as MSQKTYAGQPVVRLNNGIDIPALGFGVWQIDDQKVCEDTVIKAIRTGYRMIDTAAIYQNEIGVGKAVQNSGVKRDDLFITSKLWVQDHGYEKAKKAFQRTLDRLQLDYLDMYLIHWPYGDFLGSWKAMEELYHEGKIKAIGVCNFTVEKLEELKADSTIIPAVNQIELHPIFQQKELQVYDRENGIATQPWSPLGNGNADLLNNEALKTIAEKYQKTVPQVILRWHLQEGFVVIPKSVTPSRIEENFNVFDFELTEDEMNVVRSLNTDKRLFFDPKDPEWEQKMLHSVADI; from the coding sequence ATGAGTCAAAAAACATACGCAGGGCAACCTGTTGTAAGATTAAATAACGGAATTGATATTCCAGCTCTGGGATTTGGAGTATGGCAGATAGATGATCAAAAAGTTTGTGAGGATACAGTGATTAAAGCTATCCGTACAGGATACAGAATGATAGACACTGCTGCTATTTATCAAAACGAAATTGGAGTAGGGAAGGCAGTTCAAAACAGCGGTGTGAAAAGAGATGATCTTTTTATCACTTCAAAACTCTGGGTACAGGATCATGGATACGAAAAAGCAAAAAAAGCATTTCAGAGAACGCTCGACAGACTGCAGCTGGATTACCTGGACATGTACCTTATCCATTGGCCATATGGTGATTTCCTAGGAAGCTGGAAAGCGATGGAAGAATTATATCATGAAGGAAAAATCAAAGCAATCGGAGTCTGTAATTTTACAGTGGAGAAGTTGGAAGAATTAAAAGCTGATTCAACGATTATTCCCGCAGTTAATCAGATTGAGCTTCATCCGATCTTCCAGCAGAAAGAACTGCAGGTTTACGACAGGGAAAATGGTATTGCGACACAGCCTTGGAGCCCGCTTGGAAATGGAAATGCTGATCTTTTAAATAATGAAGCATTAAAAACAATCGCTGAAAAATATCAAAAAACTGTTCCGCAGGTTATTTTAAGATGGCATTTACAAGAAGGTTTTGTAGTGATTCCAAAATCGGTAACGCCTTCAAGAATTGAAGAAAATTTCAATGTTTTTGATTTTGAATTAACGGAAGACGAAATGAATGTTGTCCGTTCCTTAAATACAGACAAAAGATTGTTCTTCGATCCGAAAGATCCTGAATGGGAACAGAAAATGCTGCATTCAGTAGCTGATATTTAG
- a CDS encoding nitronate monooxygenase gives MIWPDLISKKLNVKYPVIQAPMFGVSTSKMTASASNAGCLGSLALADLSADQSIELIRQTKKLTQTPFAVNIFVHDIPEITDSLRAKFVEAKKFIEKLAKENNLDVSLPDLKDIKVGSYHEQVNALIEENCKILSFTFGNLDEKSIQKLKENGVVLIGTCTSVEEALELEKSGIDMICVQGIEAGGHRGTFDAENIPQIGGMSLFSQVYDHVNVPLIYAGGIYNAKTLRASKQLGAQGFQVGSILLASQESALHPFEKDRLKKVSEKDIILTRSFSGRYARGIRNKYIQTIDSSNYILPYPYQNKLTNELRRVSKTQQNIDFISIWAGQSIHEYSELSTADILENLIKECK, from the coding sequence ATGATCTGGCCAGATTTAATAAGCAAAAAATTAAATGTAAAATATCCTGTTATCCAAGCTCCGATGTTTGGGGTGAGTACATCGAAAATGACGGCGTCAGCGTCCAATGCCGGCTGTCTGGGATCATTAGCGCTGGCTGATCTTTCTGCTGATCAGTCAATTGAACTTATCCGGCAGACAAAGAAACTAACACAAACCCCGTTTGCCGTAAATATTTTTGTTCATGATATTCCTGAAATCACAGATTCTTTAAGGGCGAAATTTGTTGAAGCAAAGAAGTTTATAGAAAAATTAGCAAAGGAAAATAACTTGGATGTCAGCCTTCCTGATCTTAAAGATATTAAAGTAGGCAGTTATCATGAGCAGGTGAATGCACTTATCGAAGAAAATTGTAAAATCCTAAGTTTCACTTTTGGAAATCTTGATGAAAAAAGTATCCAAAAATTAAAAGAGAACGGGGTAGTACTTATCGGTACATGTACTTCTGTTGAAGAGGCTTTGGAATTAGAAAAATCTGGAATTGATATGATCTGTGTTCAAGGAATTGAAGCAGGAGGCCACCGCGGAACTTTTGACGCCGAAAATATTCCCCAGATCGGGGGTATGTCTCTGTTTTCACAGGTTTATGATCATGTAAATGTGCCGTTGATTTACGCAGGCGGCATTTATAATGCAAAAACTTTACGGGCTTCAAAACAATTGGGCGCACAGGGATTTCAGGTAGGAAGTATTTTACTGGCCTCGCAAGAAAGTGCTTTACATCCGTTTGAAAAAGACAGGCTTAAAAAGGTCAGTGAAAAAGATATTATCTTAACGAGAAGTTTTTCAGGAAGATATGCTAGAGGAATTAGAAATAAATACATCCAGACAATAGACAGCTCAAATTATATTCTGCCTTACCCATATCAGAATAAACTGACGAATGAGCTGCGGAGAGTTTCAAAAACACAGCAGAATATTGATTTTATAAGCATTTGGGCAGGACAGTCTATTCATGAGTATAGTGAGCTTTCTACAGCTGATATTCTGGAAAATCTTATTAAAGAATGTAAATAA
- a CDS encoding Mur ligase family protein yields MKTHFIAIGGSAMHNLAIALKDKGYQVTGSDDAIFEPSKSRLEKKGILPEEMGWFPEKITSDLDAVILGMHAHQDNPELAKAKELGLKIYSYPEFLYEQSKNKTRVVIAGSHGKTTITSMILHVLNFHQKEVDFMVGAQLEGFDCMVKLTQDNDFMVLEGDEYLSSPIDLRSKFLLYQPNIALMSGIAWDHINVFKTFDDYIEQFRKFTASITPGGVLVYNEEDPEVVKVVESAENYFRKIPYKTPEYEINNGKVYLKTEMGDVPLSVFGAHNLLNMESARNICRQLGIMDEDFYEAIMSFKGASKRLEKVEREDKGTLYKDFAHAPSKVKAAVKAFCEQFKNEKKYGFLELHTYSSLNPVFLEQYDHAMDGLDEAVVFYSEDALKIKRMDPISPELIKEKFKNNGLKVFTNAEELHTYWKTLDKTNGVFLMMSSGNFGGLDLTK; encoded by the coding sequence TTGAAGACCCATTTCATTGCCATCGGCGGAAGTGCTATGCATAATCTTGCTATTGCATTAAAAGACAAAGGATATCAGGTAACAGGTTCAGATGATGCTATTTTTGAACCTTCAAAATCAAGGCTTGAAAAGAAAGGAATACTTCCCGAAGAAATGGGCTGGTTTCCTGAAAAGATCACTTCAGATCTTGATGCCGTAATTCTGGGAATGCATGCACATCAAGACAATCCTGAGCTTGCAAAAGCAAAAGAACTGGGTTTAAAAATATATTCTTATCCTGAATTTCTTTACGAACAGTCTAAAAACAAAACCCGTGTAGTAATCGCAGGTTCTCATGGTAAAACGACTATCACTTCGATGATCTTACACGTTCTGAATTTCCATCAGAAAGAGGTAGATTTTATGGTAGGAGCCCAGCTGGAAGGGTTTGACTGCATGGTGAAATTAACGCAGGACAACGATTTCATGGTATTGGAGGGCGACGAATATCTTTCCTCTCCTATTGATCTTCGTTCAAAGTTTTTACTCTATCAGCCGAATATTGCTTTAATGAGCGGTATTGCCTGGGATCATATTAATGTTTTCAAAACATTTGATGATTATATAGAGCAGTTCAGAAAATTCACGGCAAGTATTACTCCAGGAGGTGTGCTGGTCTATAATGAAGAAGATCCAGAGGTAGTAAAAGTAGTAGAAAGTGCCGAAAACTATTTCAGAAAAATACCTTACAAAACCCCTGAATATGAGATCAATAATGGAAAGGTATATTTAAAAACCGAAATGGGAGATGTTCCTCTTTCTGTTTTTGGAGCCCACAATTTATTGAATATGGAAAGCGCAAGAAATATCTGCCGCCAGCTTGGCATTATGGATGAAGATTTCTATGAAGCGATTATGAGTTTCAAAGGAGCTTCTAAACGTCTTGAAAAAGTAGAAAGAGAAGATAAAGGAACGCTTTATAAAGATTTTGCCCACGCTCCAAGTAAAGTAAAAGCCGCTGTAAAAGCTTTCTGTGAGCAGTTTAAAAATGAAAAGAAATACGGCTTCTTGGAGCTTCATACCTATTCAAGCTTAAATCCTGTCTTTTTAGAGCAGTACGACCACGCAATGGACGGTTTAGATGAAGCTGTAGTTTTCTATTCTGAAGATGCTTTAAAGATCAAAAGAATGGATCCTATCTCTCCTGAACTGATTAAAGAGAAATTTAAAAATAACGGTTTAAAAGTATTTACTAATGCTGAAGAACTTCATACGTACTGGAAAACTTTAGATAAAACTAATGGAGTCTTTTTGATGATGAGTTCTGGTAACTTCGGCGGATTAGATTTAACTAAATAA
- a CDS encoding lysophospholipid acyltransferase family protein, whose amino-acid sequence MAKKNIFTDAFGTPYFLKRIIIFILGFVSYRRFNGFNKLKITGTEHLVDLPDSNVLFVSNHQTYFADVAAMYHAFCAVNNGYLNTIKNPIYLLNPKIDFYYVAAEETMNKGILPKIFKIAGAVTVKRTWRAEGKNVNRMVDLTEVDNIMKALDNGWVATFPQGTTSAFAQGRRGTAKLVKNQRPIVIPIKINGFRRAFDKKGLRVKVTGVKPTMEFKAPLDIDYDKENAHQILLKIMTAIEQTEDFNLLHSYDEELKAKKLEQKDSDN is encoded by the coding sequence ATGGCGAAGAAAAATATATTCACCGATGCATTCGGAACTCCTTATTTTTTAAAAAGGATCATTATTTTCATTTTAGGATTTGTTTCTTACAGGAGATTCAACGGCTTTAATAAGCTGAAAATAACCGGTACTGAACACTTGGTGGATCTTCCGGATTCAAATGTACTTTTCGTTTCCAACCATCAGACTTATTTTGCAGATGTTGCAGCGATGTATCATGCATTCTGTGCCGTAAACAATGGATATTTAAACACCATAAAAAACCCAATCTATCTGCTTAATCCCAAGATAGACTTTTACTATGTTGCTGCCGAAGAAACTATGAATAAAGGGATTCTTCCAAAGATTTTTAAAATTGCAGGCGCTGTAACAGTGAAAAGAACCTGGAGGGCTGAAGGCAAAAATGTCAATAGAATGGTAGACCTCACTGAGGTTGATAATATTATGAAGGCTTTAGACAACGGCTGGGTAGCTACTTTCCCTCAAGGTACTACATCAGCATTCGCTCAAGGAAGAAGAGGTACGGCCAAATTGGTTAAAAATCAGCGTCCGATTGTAATCCCGATCAAGATCAACGGATTCAGAAGAGCATTTGACAAAAAAGGCCTCCGTGTAAAGGTTACAGGCGTAAAACCTACCATGGAGTTCAAAGCACCTCTTGATATAGATTATGACAAAGAAAACGCACACCAAATATTATTGAAAATTATGACTGCCATAGAGCAGACTGAAGATTTCAATTTACTACACAGTTATGATGAAGAATTAAAAGCTAAAAAATTAGAACAAAAGGATTCAGATAATTAA
- a CDS encoding CoA pyrophosphatase translates to MESFGKDLLRKIKNVELPGENAHGVFSPPYRAAFSYDQILEKNPKFAAVNILLYLKDDEWYFPLIQRTENEHDRHSGQISLPGGKREEMDRDFAETAVRETSEEIGIDKHYVRVIREMSPIYVPPSNFYVYTYISYTKKNPSFILQQSEAVETIEFPITSFLNLPDKPEIMALESAGGHEVPVINFNGYIIWGATAMILSEFSQLLKNM, encoded by the coding sequence ATGGAAAGTTTTGGAAAAGATTTATTACGAAAAATTAAAAATGTAGAATTACCCGGAGAAAATGCCCACGGAGTCTTTTCCCCGCCCTATCGTGCTGCTTTTAGTTATGACCAGATCTTAGAAAAAAATCCAAAATTCGCAGCCGTTAACATCTTACTATACTTAAAAGACGATGAATGGTATTTTCCTTTAATTCAAAGAACTGAAAATGAACATGACAGACACAGCGGACAGATCTCCCTTCCCGGCGGAAAGCGGGAAGAAATGGACAGGGATTTCGCTGAAACAGCTGTCCGTGAAACTTCAGAAGAGATAGGTATAGATAAACATTATGTAAGAGTGATAAGAGAAATGTCTCCTATCTATGTTCCGCCAAGTAATTTTTATGTGTACACCTATATTTCTTACACCAAAAAAAATCCTTCCTTCATTTTACAGCAGAGTGAAGCAGTAGAAACTATAGAATTTCCTATCACTTCATTTTTAAATCTTCCGGACAAACCTGAAATTATGGCTTTAGAAAGCGCCGGAGGCCATGAAGTTCCAGTGATTAATTTTAACGGATATATTATCTGGGGAGCTACAGCAATGATCCTAAGTGAATTCAGCCAGTTGCTGAAAAATATGTAA
- a CDS encoding CsgE family curli-type amyloid fiber assembly protein, protein MKSRYFLFFYSLFLFSPLFHYGQEDKKVAVKIESTVIENQIKLKAVAVNNTNIYRELNYLLVCIKKGNGGSLSNNKQSGKFSISPNEVKNLSEINVNLEKKEALKAFLYIKDEETQKLVAKDSLELNQDLFKKKVSRVEEDAVFELKGLAIDQTKSRIGKDFYDLFYIQYSQISDKSSTAVTISEIPVRGTSGQINIEIDDKIVYSFMTNSSDDYLKEQADNSLKYIKEFNAKKNLIKNEFMY, encoded by the coding sequence ATGAAAAGCCGATATTTTTTATTTTTTTATTCCTTATTTCTATTTTCCCCTCTTTTTCATTACGGGCAGGAAGATAAAAAAGTAGCTGTTAAGATTGAGAGTACAGTTATTGAAAATCAGATTAAACTAAAAGCTGTTGCTGTGAACAATACCAATATTTACAGGGAGCTGAATTATCTCTTAGTCTGTATTAAAAAAGGGAATGGAGGCAGCCTGTCTAATAATAAACAGAGCGGAAAGTTCTCTATCAGTCCGAACGAAGTGAAAAACCTCTCAGAAATCAATGTTAATCTTGAAAAAAAAGAAGCTTTGAAAGCTTTTCTTTATATCAAAGATGAAGAAACCCAGAAGCTTGTAGCCAAAGACAGTCTGGAGCTTAATCAAGATTTGTTTAAAAAGAAAGTAAGCAGGGTAGAAGAAGATGCTGTATTTGAATTAAAAGGGCTGGCGATAGATCAGACAAAAAGCAGAATTGGAAAAGATTTCTATGATTTATTTTATATCCAGTACAGTCAGATTTCTGATAAAAGCAGTACTGCTGTTACTATTTCTGAAATTCCTGTGCGGGGAACAAGCGGGCAGATTAATATTGAGATTGATGATAAAATAGTCTACAGCTTTATGACTAATTCCAGTGATGACTATCTGAAAGAGCAGGCAGATAACAGCCTCAAATATATCAAGGAATTCAATGCAAAGAAAAATCTTATCAAAAATGAATTTATGTACTAA
- a CDS encoding curli assembly protein CsgF, with amino-acid sequence MKTFTIVLAFTAGIFFGKSQQLVYKPINPAFGGETFNYQWLLSSANAQNQFDDKKDFNSLLNKSSSLDSFSQSLNRQVLSELSRKLFQEQFGEGTVQPGNYLFGSLYVQVTTTAKGLMISILDTNTGEQSEIVIPK; translated from the coding sequence ATGAAAACCTTTACTATTGTTTTAGCTTTTACAGCGGGGATATTTTTCGGAAAATCCCAACAGCTCGTCTATAAGCCTATTAATCCTGCATTTGGAGGAGAAACGTTCAATTATCAATGGCTTTTAAGTTCAGCGAATGCACAAAATCAGTTTGATGACAAAAAAGATTTTAATAGTCTGCTGAATAAATCAAGTTCTCTTGACAGTTTCAGCCAGAGTCTTAACCGTCAGGTGTTAAGTGAGCTTTCCAGAAAGCTGTTTCAGGAACAATTTGGTGAAGGAACGGTTCAGCCCGGAAACTATCTTTTCGGATCGCTTTACGTACAGGTAACTACGACTGCTAAGGGATTGATGATTAGTATTTTGGATACTAATACAGGAGAGCAGTCCGAAATTGTTATTCCCAAATAA
- a CDS encoding CsgG/HfaB family protein: MRVYIMYSRICFCIVLLFSAQACSSLLGLPSNPERSTMGESTSYTTELKKLPLPKEKIVIGVYKFRDQTGQYKPSENGNNWSTAVPQGTTTILIKALEDSRWFIPIERENIANLLNERQIIRSTRQEYLKDAEKNSQALPPLLYAGILLEGGVISYDSNIMTGGIGARYFGIGASSQYRQDRITIYLRAVSTLNGEILKTVYTSKTILSTGINGSFFKYIDTERLLEAEVGLTQNEPVQLAVTEAIEKAVKSLIVEGIRDKIWGKALDNNADYLSVVDEYNREQEQNNSRLVGNRFPNNYRQKFSVFAAIEGQKVKDDYVNPKMNVGAKAGVKYFINPSFNVELNANIFTLENQNIISRTFIIPELNLEYLILPKYKLSPYIYGGGGFMLSKDKVRQKMQLGAGLEYLVDKNIALRISSQYDMGFKDDWEDLASGKRKDQAVRFALGINIYIGKK; this comes from the coding sequence ATGAGAGTTTATATTATGTATAGTAGAATCTGTTTTTGTATTGTGCTGTTGTTTTCTGCTCAGGCATGCAGTTCTTTATTAGGGCTGCCGTCTAACCCGGAGCGATCTACAATGGGAGAAAGTACTTCCTATACGACAGAACTGAAAAAACTTCCGCTGCCAAAAGAAAAAATTGTTATCGGGGTCTATAAATTCAGAGATCAGACCGGCCAGTATAAACCCTCGGAAAATGGAAATAACTGGAGTACTGCTGTTCCACAGGGTACTACCACGATCCTTATCAAAGCTTTAGAAGACAGCCGTTGGTTTATTCCTATCGAAAGAGAAAATATTGCTAACCTGTTGAATGAAAGACAGATTATCCGTTCTACAAGACAGGAATATTTAAAAGATGCAGAAAAAAACAGCCAGGCACTGCCGCCGCTTTTATATGCTGGAATTCTTTTAGAGGGCGGTGTTATTTCTTATGACAGCAATATTATGACAGGAGGAATCGGTGCCAGATATTTCGGGATCGGTGCTTCTTCTCAATACAGACAGGATCGAATTACCATCTACCTTCGGGCTGTTTCTACATTGAACGGTGAAATTTTAAAAACCGTTTATACTTCTAAAACGATTCTTTCTACCGGTATTAATGGAAGTTTTTTTAAATATATTGATACTGAACGTCTCTTAGAAGCCGAAGTGGGGCTTACCCAGAACGAACCTGTACAGCTTGCAGTGACTGAAGCTATAGAAAAAGCTGTTAAATCTTTAATAGTAGAAGGAATTAGAGATAAGATCTGGGGAAAAGCCTTAGATAACAACGCTGATTATCTGTCAGTAGTTGATGAATACAATAGAGAGCAGGAGCAAAATAACAGCAGGCTCGTAGGAAATAGATTTCCAAATAACTACAGACAGAAGTTTTCCGTATTCGCAGCTATAGAAGGGCAGAAGGTGAAAGACGACTATGTGAATCCTAAAATGAATGTCGGAGCAAAAGCAGGGGTTAAATATTTTATAAATCCCAGCTTTAATGTAGAACTGAACGCAAATATTTTCACTTTAGAAAATCAGAATATTATCTCCCGGACCTTTATTATTCCAGAACTCAATCTTGAATATTTGATTTTACCGAAATATAAACTCAGTCCCTATATCTATGGAGGCGGAGGTTTTATGCTTTCAAAAGATAAGGTAAGACAGAAAATGCAGTTGGGAGCAGGACTTGAATATTTAGTTGATAAAAATATCGCTTTGAGGATTTCTTCTCAATATGATATGGGATTTAAAGATGACTGGGAAGATCTGGCAAGCGGTAAAAGAAAGGATCAGGCAGTAAGGTTTGCGCTGGGAATTAACATCTACATTGGAAAAAAATAA
- a CDS encoding carboxypeptidase-like regulatory domain-containing protein, whose protein sequence is MKNLMKILSIFILFFLLLSCNEDLVDQVQTGVIRGKVVKKGTNEPLANVKIYTTPSTQTLFSNKDGSFEITGVPIGDYSVKAELTGYLTTFQGVNLQTKNQAVTVVFEMNDDASLNSPPTTPLLISPVDNSVNQPLSVELTWSSTDPDKDDILKYNITIKNNLDTNVIQVNDLLVNHYTLPNLKFGVSYFWQVSVSDGTHPAVLSTVGKFTTNSTPANRYHYVKKQNGNLLIVSSDQQGNNFQLTTSSYNSWRPRKNNNAGLIAFLRTEGGSAHIYTSNPDGSNVFKVTTVPVAGFNNYEMDFAWSTNGQELLYANFNKLYRINKDGSGLNLVYTTPDGSMISECDWSYDGSKIALKTNDFDGYNTKIYVIDILGNVLKTVLTGVSGASGGLHFSVNGELLLYTHDISNYQDGTGNYRQLDSHVFMYNLITNVTYDISLKSNKPLGTNDADPIFSPNNAQILLMNTSNDNISQKNIMTVNLNSLMTDLPRAVLFSNAEMPDYE, encoded by the coding sequence ATGAAAAATTTAATGAAAATACTCAGCATATTTATTCTTTTTTTTCTACTCTTATCTTGTAATGAGGATCTTGTAGATCAAGTTCAGACAGGAGTAATAAGAGGAAAAGTGGTGAAAAAAGGAACTAATGAACCGCTTGCCAATGTGAAAATTTATACAACTCCTTCTACCCAGACTCTGTTTAGCAATAAAGATGGCTCATTTGAAATTACAGGGGTGCCGATAGGAGATTATTCTGTAAAAGCTGAGCTGACAGGTTATTTGACCACTTTTCAAGGAGTTAATCTGCAGACTAAAAATCAAGCGGTAACTGTTGTTTTTGAAATGAATGATGATGCTTCGCTCAATTCTCCTCCTACAACTCCTCTGCTGATCAGCCCGGTAGATAATTCGGTCAATCAGCCATTAAGTGTTGAACTTACCTGGAGTTCTACAGATCCTGATAAAGACGATATTCTTAAATACAATATAACGATTAAAAATAATCTTGATACCAATGTAATACAGGTTAATGATCTGCTGGTCAATCATTATACACTTCCGAATCTTAAATTTGGAGTGAGCTATTTTTGGCAGGTTTCCGTGTCAGACGGAACTCATCCGGCAGTTCTCAGTACAGTAGGTAAATTTACAACAAACAGTACTCCTGCTAACCGCTATCATTATGTAAAAAAACAAAACGGCAACCTGCTGATAGTTTCAAGCGACCAGCAGGGAAATAATTTTCAGCTCACCACTTCATCCTATAACAGCTGGAGGCCGAGGAAAAATAATAATGCAGGGCTCATTGCTTTTTTAAGAACTGAAGGTGGAAGTGCTCATATTTACACCTCAAATCCAGACGGTTCCAATGTTTTTAAGGTGACTACAGTTCCTGTTGCCGGTTTTAATAATTATGAAATGGATTTTGCCTGGAGTACCAACGGACAGGAACTTCTCTATGCGAATTTTAATAAATTGTACAGAATAAATAAGGACGGAAGCGGATTAAATTTAGTGTATACTACGCCGGACGGAAGTATGATCTCTGAATGCGACTGGAGCTATGACGGAAGTAAAATTGCATTGAAAACCAATGATTTTGACGGCTATAACACAAAAATTTATGTGATCGATATACTTGGAAATGTATTGAAAACAGTTCTTACTGGAGTTTCTGGGGCAAGTGGAGGCCTGCACTTTTCTGTAAACGGAGAGCTTCTTTTGTATACACATGATATCTCAAATTATCAGGATGGAACAGGGAATTACAGGCAGCTTGATTCCCATGTTTTTATGTATAATCTGATAACAAATGTTACTTATGATATTTCTTTAAAGAGTAATAAACCTCTGGGTACGAATGATGCAGATCCTATATTTTCTCCAAATAATGCACAGATTCTTTTGATGAATACATCCAATGACAATATTTCACAGAAAAATATTATGACCGTCAATCTGAATAGTTTGATGACGGATCTGCCGAGAGCTGTTCTTTTTAGTAATGCAGAAATGCCTGATTATGAATGA